One stretch of Musicola paradisiaca NCPPB 2511 DNA includes these proteins:
- a CDS encoding helix-turn-helix transcriptional regulator: MSTSLVNGESGDLDMLDERPFTQTDYEILKSYEAVVDGLAMLIGDHCEIVLHSLDDLKCSAIRIANGEHTGRKIGSPITDLALRMLHDMAGEDSSVSKAYFTRAKSGVLMKSVTIAIRNREQRVIGLLCINMNLDVPFSQIMQTFMPPEIKEVASSVNFASSVDDLVAQTLEFTIEEVNADRNVSNNAKNRQIVLNLYEKGIFDIKDAINQVADRLNISKHTVYLYIRQFKSGDFSGHDR; this comes from the coding sequence ATGTCTACTTCGCTTGTTAACGGCGAATCCGGTGATCTTGATATGCTGGATGAGCGTCCGTTTACGCAAACGGATTACGAAATCCTGAAATCCTATGAGGCGGTGGTCGATGGTCTGGCGATGCTGATCGGCGATCATTGCGAGATAGTGTTGCATTCGCTTGATGACCTTAAGTGTTCGGCAATTCGTATCGCCAATGGTGAACACACTGGCCGTAAGATTGGTTCGCCAATTACCGATTTGGCGCTGCGTATGCTGCATGATATGGCGGGGGAGGACAGTAGCGTTTCAAAAGCCTATTTCACCCGAGCTAAAAGCGGCGTACTGATGAAATCGGTCACGATTGCCATTCGTAACCGCGAGCAACGTGTGATTGGGCTGTTGTGCATCAATATGAATCTGGATGTGCCTTTTTCGCAGATCATGCAGACCTTTATGCCACCGGAAATCAAGGAAGTGGCTTCGTCAGTCAATTTTGCCTCTTCGGTGGATGACCTGGTCGCTCAGACGCTGGAGTTCACTATCGAAGAGGTCAATGCCGACCGTAATGTGTCCAACAATGCCAAGAACCGGCAGATTGTGCTGAACCTTTACGAAAAAGGTATTTTCGATATCAAGGATGCTATTAATCAGGTCGCCGATCGTCTGAACATTTCCAAGCACACGGTCTACCTCTATATCCGCCAATTCAAAAGCGGCGATTTCAGCGGGCACGACCGCTGA
- a CDS encoding ABC transporter substrate-binding protein → MKKSAYALALALGMVTGVGYAAESIPVQKVDQALHDRLPDDIKQAGKIVAVNNGSFPPYEIVKSPTEMDGASADLAEAVGQLLGVKIEHATVSGLSGVLAGIKSGRYQMAIGPVGDYPDRQKENDFIDYVQEFVVFAVQKGNPQKINGLDDTCGKSIAVMAGGSAEQVIRQQSKVCTDAGKPAVTVQSFTDQPSSILAVRSKRSDAFFSSQAPLVYFVDQANGQLELTAVGKKNGFGDIFQGSVVPKDSQLGKVLLDTYKELFKNGTYAAIMKKWKLDNNTIAEPGVNLAKGAAK, encoded by the coding sequence ATGAAGAAGAGTGCCTACGCACTGGCTTTGGCTCTGGGAATGGTGACTGGCGTCGGTTATGCCGCCGAAAGTATTCCGGTACAGAAGGTGGATCAGGCGTTGCACGACCGTCTGCCGGACGATATCAAACAAGCCGGGAAAATCGTTGCGGTTAATAATGGTTCTTTCCCTCCGTATGAGATTGTCAAAAGCCCGACCGAGATGGATGGCGCCAGCGCCGATCTGGCCGAAGCGGTGGGACAATTGCTGGGGGTCAAGATTGAACATGCGACGGTAAGCGGTCTGTCCGGGGTACTGGCGGGGATTAAGTCCGGCCGGTATCAGATGGCGATTGGCCCGGTGGGTGATTACCCGGATCGTCAAAAAGAGAATGACTTCATCGACTACGTACAGGAGTTCGTGGTGTTTGCCGTGCAGAAGGGCAATCCACAAAAAATTAATGGGTTGGATGACACCTGTGGCAAAAGTATCGCGGTGATGGCTGGCGGTTCCGCTGAACAGGTCATCCGCCAGCAGTCCAAAGTATGTACCGATGCCGGTAAACCCGCGGTAACGGTGCAGTCGTTTACGGATCAGCCTTCGTCGATTTTGGCCGTAAGATCCAAGCGCTCTGATGCATTTTTCTCTTCTCAGGCTCCGCTGGTGTATTTCGTGGATCAGGCCAATGGCCAGCTTGAACTGACCGCCGTCGGCAAGAAAAACGGTTTCGGCGATATTTTCCAGGGCTCGGTCGTACCGAAGGATTCGCAACTGGGGAAAGTGCTGCTGGACACCTATAAGGAACTGTTTAAAAACGGCACTTACGCCGCCATCATGAAAAAGTGGAAGCTGGACAATAACACTATCGCCGAACCGGGAGTGAATCTGGCGAAGGGGGCGGCAAAATGA
- the rpsL gene encoding 30S ribosomal protein S12, translating to MATINQLVRKPRARKVAKSNVPALEACPQKRGVCTRVYTTTPKKPNSALRKVCRVRLTNGFEVTSYIGGEGHNLQEHSVILIRGGRVKDLPGVRYHTVRGALDCSGVKDRKQSRSKYGVKKPKA from the coding sequence ATGGCAACAATTAACCAGCTGGTACGCAAACCACGCGCCAGGAAGGTTGCTAAGAGCAACGTCCCTGCGCTGGAAGCTTGCCCGCAGAAACGTGGCGTATGTACTCGCGTATATACCACCACTCCGAAAAAACCGAACTCCGCACTGCGTAAAGTATGTCGTGTTCGTTTAACCAATGGTTTTGAAGTTACCTCCTATATCGGTGGTGAAGGTCATAACCTGCAGGAACACTCCGTGATCCTGATCCGTGGCGGTCGTGTTAAAGACTTGCCAGGTGTGCGTTACCACACTGTACGTGGCGCGCTGGACTGCTCTGGTGTTAAAGACCGTAAGCAATCCCGCTCCAAATACGGCGTGAAGAAGCCCAAGGCTTAA
- the pmrA gene encoding two-component system response regulator PmrA, translating into MKLLIVEDDALLQEGLLQAMRNEGYTCDCATTAKEADALINSAHYSLIVLDLGLPDGDGLTLLTRWRNNQHSQPVLILTARDTVDERVTGLNIGADDYMIKPFALSELLARIRALIRRHQGSSENLIQVDNITLDLNSQQVMLDSKPVILTPKEFAILSRLILKAGSQVHREVLHQDIYNWDDDPSSNSLEVHIHNLRQKIGKNRIKTLRGFGYLLTKDDQQ; encoded by the coding sequence ATGAAACTTTTGATTGTTGAAGACGATGCATTGTTACAGGAAGGATTACTGCAGGCGATGCGCAACGAGGGTTACACCTGTGATTGCGCCACCACCGCCAAAGAGGCCGATGCGCTGATCAACAGTGCCCACTACAGCCTTATTGTGCTTGACCTGGGGCTGCCGGATGGCGACGGACTGACATTGCTGACGCGCTGGCGCAACAATCAACATTCTCAGCCGGTGCTGATCCTCACCGCGCGCGATACGGTGGACGAACGAGTCACCGGCCTCAACATCGGCGCGGACGATTACATGATCAAACCCTTTGCGCTCTCGGAACTGCTGGCGCGGATTCGCGCCCTGATCCGTCGCCATCAGGGTTCCAGCGAAAACCTGATTCAGGTCGACAACATCACGCTCGACCTGAACAGCCAACAGGTCATGCTCGACAGCAAACCGGTTATTCTCACCCCGAAAGAGTTCGCCATTCTGTCCCGTCTGATTCTGAAAGCCGGCTCGCAGGTGCATCGCGAGGTACTGCATCAGGACATCTACAACTGGGATGACGATCCGTCGTCCAACTCGCTGGAAGTTCATATTCATAACCTACGCCAGAAAATCGGTAAAAACCGCATCAAAACGCTGCGCGGCTTCGGGTATCTGTTGACCAAGGATGACCAGCAATGA
- the tusC gene encoding sulfurtransferase complex subunit TusC: MKRVAFVFTQPPHGSAAGREGLDALLAMSALTDEIGVFFISDGVLQLLPHQQPDLILMRNYIATFGVLPLYDVERCYLCRSSLQRRGIPENTNWVLDVELLTPDAWRSALNTYDAVLTF, encoded by the coding sequence ATGAAGCGTGTTGCGTTCGTTTTTACCCAACCTCCCCACGGCAGCGCTGCAGGACGAGAAGGTCTGGATGCGTTGCTGGCGATGTCGGCGTTGACGGACGAGATAGGCGTGTTCTTTATTTCGGACGGCGTGTTGCAACTGCTGCCGCATCAACAGCCGGATCTCATTCTGATGCGTAACTACATCGCCACTTTTGGCGTTCTGCCATTGTATGATGTCGAGCGTTGTTATCTCTGTCGTTCATCGCTGCAACGGCGTGGAATTCCGGAAAATACCAATTGGGTGCTGGACGTGGAGTTATTGACGCCGGACGCCTGGCGCTCCGCATTGAATACCTATGATGCCGTGTTGACATTCTAA
- a CDS encoding deaminated glutathione amidase, with amino-acid sequence MKVAMGQFAVSREWQENADICLSLMARSLEAGADLLVMPEGVLARDIADPDLVLKAAQPLDGPFVSQLLAASRGNKLTTMMSVHVPTENQRALNVLIAIRDGEIVARYDKLHLYDAFSMQESQRVTPGDVVPPLVDVAGMKVGLMTCYDVRFPELARRLVLDGADVLVLPAAWVKGPLKEMHWDVLVTARALENTCYMVAVGECGPRNIGNSMVVDPLGVSIAKAAEGSALVMAELDPARIASARDALPVLKNRRFARPELNTQ; translated from the coding sequence ATGAAAGTAGCCATGGGACAATTTGCCGTCAGTCGCGAATGGCAAGAAAACGCCGATATCTGTTTGTCGCTGATGGCCCGTTCGCTTGAGGCCGGCGCCGATCTGCTGGTGATGCCGGAAGGCGTGCTGGCGCGCGATATCGCCGATCCGGATTTGGTGCTGAAAGCGGCACAACCGTTGGATGGCCCGTTCGTTAGCCAGCTGTTGGCGGCCAGCCGCGGCAATAAGCTGACGACCATGATGAGCGTGCATGTGCCGACGGAGAATCAGCGCGCGTTGAATGTGCTGATTGCCATCCGTGATGGTGAGATTGTCGCTCGCTACGACAAATTGCATCTTTACGACGCCTTCTCCATGCAGGAGTCGCAACGAGTGACGCCGGGCGATGTGGTGCCGCCGTTGGTGGATGTCGCGGGGATGAAAGTGGGATTGATGACCTGTTATGACGTGCGTTTCCCTGAACTGGCTCGCCGGCTGGTGCTGGACGGCGCCGATGTGTTGGTGCTGCCGGCCGCCTGGGTAAAAGGGCCGCTTAAAGAGATGCACTGGGACGTATTGGTCACGGCTCGCGCGCTGGAGAACACCTGTTATATGGTGGCGGTCGGTGAGTGCGGGCCGCGCAATATTGGTAATAGTATGGTGGTGGATCCGCTGGGCGTGTCTATCGCTAAAGCTGCTGAAGGTTCGGCGTTGGTGATGGCTGAGCTTGACCCGGCACGTATCGCCTCGGCGCGTGATGCGCTGCCGGTTTTGAAGAATCGTCGTTTTGCTCGTCCTGAATTAAACACTCAATAA
- a CDS encoding substrate-binding domain-containing protein — MITIRLAVRDWDYFTPLALGDVRSERFHIEVHRVNTLVDDLATSEHYDAGEVSFSRYAQARAKGDTSLLGVPHFLMRGFRQRCIITTAENPVTSLEQLKGGRIGVTGWQDSGNTWTRALLREVGVGIEDVHWYAGRLTEDHPIVDRLGRFGRPGRIEAAPGERPLIELLHAGELDAVFTPFMPQGFFLPASGLRQVQADFRQAELAYFRRVGYVPGIHMLGIKPALVESLPWLPGELSQLIEQSAQVWQQKREKYADTTPWLLDDLRRTAQDLPANWNDNGFDANRNMIADFARELYEQEITATLLTPEVIFPAFASQGA, encoded by the coding sequence ATGATAACAATCAGATTGGCAGTTCGGGATTGGGACTATTTCACGCCACTGGCGCTCGGCGACGTCAGGTCGGAAAGGTTCCATATCGAGGTACACCGGGTGAATACGCTGGTGGACGATCTGGCCACCAGCGAGCATTACGACGCCGGTGAAGTGTCTTTTAGCCGTTATGCACAGGCACGCGCTAAAGGTGATACGTCATTGCTGGGCGTACCCCATTTTTTGATGCGGGGGTTTCGTCAGCGCTGCATTATCACCACTGCAGAGAATCCCGTTACCTCGCTGGAGCAGTTGAAAGGCGGGCGCATCGGCGTGACCGGTTGGCAGGATTCCGGCAATACCTGGACGCGCGCCTTGCTGCGGGAAGTCGGCGTGGGTATTGAGGATGTGCACTGGTATGCAGGGCGACTGACGGAGGATCATCCTATTGTCGATCGGCTGGGGCGGTTTGGCCGTCCCGGTCGTATTGAAGCTGCGCCGGGTGAGCGTCCGCTGATCGAATTGCTGCACGCCGGCGAGTTGGACGCCGTCTTCACCCCGTTCATGCCGCAGGGGTTCTTCCTGCCGGCGTCCGGGTTACGTCAGGTACAGGCTGATTTCCGTCAGGCCGAACTGGCCTATTTTCGCCGCGTAGGCTATGTGCCGGGTATCCATATGTTGGGGATCAAGCCGGCGTTGGTTGAATCGCTGCCGTGGCTGCCGGGGGAACTGAGCCAGCTTATCGAGCAGTCCGCCCAGGTTTGGCAACAGAAGCGTGAGAAGTATGCGGACACCACGCCATGGCTGTTGGACGACCTGCGCCGCACCGCGCAGGATCTGCCGGCTAACTGGAATGACAACGGTTTTGACGCCAACCGCAACATGATTGCCGATTTCGCCCGTGAACTCTACGAGCAAGAGATCACCGCTACATTGCTGACGCCGGAAGTCATATTCCCGGCCTTTGCCTCTCAGGGAGCCTAA
- a CDS encoding amino acid ABC transporter ATP-binding protein, with protein MSDITPLVRARNVQKSYGDNDVLKGIDLDVYPGEVVVILGPSGSGKSTFLRCINHLEDMDAGSIMVGEEQIGYELKHGRLHRLSPRRIARQRQEIGMVFQQFNLYPHMTVLQNIIEAPIGVHKQPREEAVRYAKELLTTVGLSDKIDAWPRHLSGGQQQRVAIARALAVKPRLMLFDEPTSALDPELVGEVLATMRTLAEQGLTMIVVTHEIGFAREAADRVVFMDGGVVVEQGSAEAVLSNPRHPRTQAFLSRFI; from the coding sequence ATGAGCGATATCACGCCGTTGGTACGTGCCCGCAATGTCCAGAAAAGTTATGGCGATAATGATGTCCTGAAAGGGATCGATCTGGATGTCTATCCAGGTGAAGTGGTGGTGATTCTGGGGCCTTCCGGCTCGGGTAAATCGACGTTTTTACGTTGTATCAATCACCTGGAGGATATGGACGCCGGTTCGATCATGGTGGGGGAAGAACAAATTGGCTACGAACTGAAACACGGCCGCCTGCATCGTTTGTCGCCCCGCCGTATCGCACGGCAGCGCCAGGAGATCGGCATGGTGTTTCAGCAGTTCAATCTGTATCCCCATATGACAGTGCTGCAGAATATTATCGAAGCGCCGATCGGCGTGCATAAACAGCCCAGAGAGGAAGCGGTTCGTTATGCGAAAGAGCTGCTAACCACCGTTGGGCTGAGCGATAAGATTGACGCCTGGCCTCGCCATTTGTCCGGCGGCCAGCAGCAACGGGTGGCGATCGCCCGCGCGCTGGCAGTCAAACCGCGGTTGATGCTGTTTGACGAACCGACGTCGGCGCTTGATCCGGAGCTGGTGGGGGAGGTTTTGGCCACCATGCGCACGTTGGCGGAGCAGGGACTGACGATGATCGTCGTTACCCATGAAATTGGTTTCGCCAGGGAAGCGGCCGATCGGGTGGTATTTATGGATGGGGGTGTGGTGGTGGAGCAAGGCAGCGCCGAAGCGGTGCTGAGTAATCCTCGCCACCCGCGTACTCAGGCGTTCCTTAGTCGTTTTATCTGA
- a CDS encoding amino acid ABC transporter permease has protein sequence MIDDATDSRTSENADVKARDVAFAHSAPRYGRLVSWIVVSLVAADFFWLVATNPNFEWQVVVQWFTEGSVMKGLEVTLGLTVIAMLLGVALGLLLAVARLSDNRLLSGLSGLYIWFFRGTPLLVQLIFWYNLSTLFPTISLAIPITGPTFISWKTNDLITPLTAAIAGLALNEAAYMAEIIRAGLLSVDQGQIETTQAFGMSRVRALRRIIIPQAMRAIIPPTGNQLISMIKATSLVSVIAMGDLLYSVQAIYNRTFEIIPMLMVAVIWYLLITSILNVGQSAIERYYARGSRRTVSVGKRRQTSGQEQERVSAVAGQPWMKKEEA, from the coding sequence ATGATTGACGACGCCACGGATTCTCGAACCAGCGAAAATGCTGATGTAAAGGCGCGTGACGTGGCGTTTGCCCACAGCGCGCCGCGCTATGGGCGTCTGGTTTCCTGGATTGTGGTTTCGCTGGTCGCCGCCGACTTTTTTTGGCTGGTGGCGACCAACCCCAACTTTGAATGGCAAGTCGTGGTGCAGTGGTTTACCGAAGGTTCGGTGATGAAAGGGCTGGAGGTCACGCTGGGGCTGACGGTTATCGCCATGCTGCTCGGTGTTGCGTTGGGGTTGCTGTTGGCGGTGGCCCGCTTGTCGGACAACCGGTTGCTGAGTGGGTTGTCTGGTTTGTATATCTGGTTCTTCCGGGGGACGCCGCTGCTGGTGCAACTGATTTTCTGGTACAACCTGTCCACGCTGTTTCCGACCATTTCGTTGGCGATCCCCATTACCGGCCCAACGTTCATCAGCTGGAAAACCAATGATCTGATTACGCCGCTGACCGCTGCTATCGCCGGTCTGGCGTTGAACGAAGCGGCTTACATGGCGGAGATTATCCGCGCTGGGCTGTTGTCGGTCGATCAAGGGCAGATAGAAACCACGCAGGCGTTCGGTATGAGCCGGGTGCGGGCGCTGCGTCGCATTATTATTCCCCAGGCGATGCGCGCCATTATCCCACCGACCGGCAACCAGTTAATCAGCATGATCAAAGCGACCTCGTTAGTGAGCGTCATCGCTATGGGCGACCTGCTGTATTCGGTGCAGGCCATCTATAACCGAACCTTCGAAATTATTCCGATGCTGATGGTGGCGGTGATCTGGTATCTGCTGATTACTTCGATACTGAATGTCGGCCAGTCGGCGATCGAACGTTATTACGCCCGCGGCTCGCGCCGCACGGTGTCGGTCGGCAAACGGCGACAAACGTCGGGCCAGGAACAGGAGCGCGTGTCTGCCGTCGCCGGGCAGCCCTGGATGAAGAAGGAGGAGGCATGA
- the tusD gene encoding sulfurtransferase complex subunit TusD has product MLSYCLLVTGPAYGTQQASSAFQFAQALLASGHALQSVFFYQEGVLNANQLTSPANDEFDLVRAWRQLASEHSVTLNVCVAAALRRGVTDRQQADQLRLPADNLQPGFVLSGLGELSQSVLTCDRVVQF; this is encoded by the coding sequence ATGCTGAGCTATTGTCTGCTGGTCACCGGCCCTGCCTATGGCACCCAGCAGGCCAGTAGTGCTTTTCAGTTTGCACAAGCGTTGCTGGCGTCGGGGCATGCATTACAAAGCGTTTTTTTCTATCAAGAAGGCGTGTTGAATGCCAATCAACTCACTTCTCCGGCCAATGATGAGTTTGATCTCGTGCGAGCCTGGCGACAACTGGCCAGCGAACATTCGGTTACGTTGAATGTGTGTGTGGCGGCGGCGCTGCGGCGCGGTGTCACCGATCGTCAACAGGCGGATCAACTGCGACTTCCCGCAGATAATCTGCAGCCGGGGTTTGTGTTGAGCGGGTTGGGCGAGTTGTCGCAGTCGGTGCTGACCTGCGATCGCGTCGTCCAGTTCTGA
- a CDS encoding aminotransferase class I/II-fold pyridoxal phosphate-dependent enzyme, with protein sequence MTNTLDSAWLAEQIDDASTKGIAQITATLIREGRIPIGTQLPAVRELAERLGVSPATISAAWGQLKRQKTIAGKGRSGVWVCGDHATPRPVRFEKIGNYGCGIQADLAMACPDPQLLPDLQEAMQQGVRSGKLNSYQRDLITPTLRQALAPRWPFQAQAFMATDGGFDAMNLIIQTLVSPGDKVMIEDPTATRLLDMLDNVGAELLPLACDEQGPQPEILEMQLKKSPVMFIYQPRTHSAAGHTVSESRSAELARLLADSATLVVEDDGIGELSAWPVWSLGRYYPERTLHVRSFSKAYGPDLRLAVLSGPESLVKRLQSFRNFGASWTSRILQDAVAWMLTDPATQRKLQRARDCYADRRRQLLNALAQRGMPLPDRDGLSIYLPVASEQFAMITLAARGIAVLPGERCRCGSAQFIRVSTSMLNKEQVESIADALVLAAGMEIGGHHADL encoded by the coding sequence ATGACAAACACACTGGATTCAGCCTGGCTGGCAGAACAGATTGATGATGCCTCGACCAAAGGGATCGCTCAGATTACCGCCACCCTGATTCGCGAAGGGCGCATTCCTATCGGCACTCAACTCCCTGCAGTGCGGGAGCTGGCGGAGCGCCTGGGGGTTAGCCCGGCGACGATTTCCGCCGCCTGGGGGCAGTTAAAACGGCAAAAAACAATCGCCGGGAAAGGGCGCAGCGGTGTCTGGGTTTGTGGCGATCACGCCACGCCCCGACCAGTACGCTTCGAGAAGATCGGTAATTACGGCTGTGGTATTCAGGCTGATCTGGCGATGGCATGCCCAGATCCGCAATTACTGCCCGATTTGCAGGAGGCCATGCAACAGGGGGTTCGCTCCGGCAAGTTGAACAGCTATCAACGCGATCTGATCACGCCGACGTTGCGTCAAGCGCTGGCGCCGCGCTGGCCGTTTCAGGCACAGGCTTTCATGGCTACCGACGGCGGCTTCGACGCCATGAACCTCATCATCCAGACACTGGTGTCGCCGGGCGACAAAGTCATGATTGAGGATCCCACCGCGACCCGGCTGCTGGATATGCTGGATAACGTCGGCGCCGAGTTGCTGCCATTGGCCTGCGACGAGCAAGGGCCACAGCCCGAGATCCTGGAAATGCAGTTGAAGAAATCGCCGGTCATGTTTATCTACCAGCCCCGCACCCACTCCGCCGCCGGGCATACCGTCAGCGAAAGCCGCAGCGCCGAACTGGCGCGCCTGCTTGCCGATAGCGCCACCCTGGTGGTAGAAGACGACGGCATCGGCGAACTGTCCGCCTGGCCGGTCTGGAGCCTCGGGCGTTACTATCCGGAAAGAACACTGCACGTCCGTTCGTTTTCCAAAGCCTACGGCCCTGATTTGCGGCTGGCGGTACTGTCCGGCCCGGAATCGCTGGTCAAACGTCTGCAATCGTTTCGCAACTTCGGCGCCAGCTGGACCAGCCGCATTCTGCAGGACGCCGTCGCCTGGATGCTGACCGACCCGGCAACCCAACGCAAACTGCAACGGGCCCGCGACTGCTACGCCGATCGCCGCCGCCAACTGCTGAACGCGCTGGCCCAGCGCGGCATGCCCCTGCCCGACCGCGACGGATTAAGCATTTATCTTCCGGTCGCATCCGAACAGTTCGCCATGATTACCCTGGCCGCACGCGGCATTGCCGTCTTGCCGGGCGAGCGTTGCCGCTGCGGCAGCGCACAGTTTATTCGCGTCAGCACCTCGATGCTGAACAAGGAGCAGGTGGAAAGCATTGCCGATGCGCTCGTCCTCGCCGCCGGCATGGAAATAGGCGGGCACCACGCCGACCTCTGA
- the rpsG gene encoding 30S ribosomal protein S7, whose product MPRRRVIGQRKILPDPKFGSELLAKFVNILMVDGKKSTAETIVYTALETLAQRSGKDHLEAFEAALDNVRPTVEVKSRRVGGSTYQVPVEVRPVRRNALAMRWIVEAARKRGDKSMALRLANELSDAADNKGTAVKKREDVHRMAEANKAFAHYRW is encoded by the coding sequence ATGCCACGTCGTCGCGTCATTGGTCAGCGTAAAATTCTGCCGGATCCGAAGTTCGGATCAGAACTGCTGGCTAAATTTGTCAATATCCTGATGGTAGATGGTAAAAAATCTACTGCAGAAACAATCGTCTATACCGCGCTGGAGACCCTGGCTCAGCGTTCTGGTAAAGACCACCTGGAAGCCTTTGAAGCAGCGCTGGACAACGTGCGCCCGACTGTCGAAGTGAAGTCGCGCCGTGTTGGTGGTTCTACTTATCAGGTTCCAGTTGAAGTTCGTCCGGTTCGTCGCAATGCACTGGCTATGCGTTGGATCGTTGAAGCTGCTCGTAAACGCGGTGATAAATCCATGGCTTTGCGCCTGGCGAACGAACTTTCTGATGCAGCAGACAATAAAGGTACTGCTGTGAAGAAACGTGAAGACGTTCACCGTATGGCTGAAGCCAACAAGGCGTTCGCTCACTACCGCTGGTAA
- the tusB gene encoding sulfurtransferase complex subunit TusB, with protein MLHTFSHSPYQTDIDALLDSLGVGDAVLLLQDGVIAALGAASVLSRLQQSGVRVYALRSDVDARGLGNQISTEIQLIDYTEFVQLTVKHARQLAW; from the coding sequence ATGTTGCATACGTTTTCTCACTCCCCCTACCAAACCGATATTGATGCCCTGCTGGACAGTCTGGGTGTTGGTGATGCGGTGCTGTTGTTGCAGGATGGCGTGATCGCGGCGCTTGGCGCGGCATCGGTTTTGTCCCGATTACAGCAGTCCGGCGTGCGAGTTTATGCGTTGCGGTCTGATGTTGACGCGCGTGGTTTGGGGAACCAAATTTCAACTGAAATTCAGCTCATCGACTATACTGAATTTGTGCAATTAACGGTTAAACACGCCCGGCAACTGGCCTGGTAA
- the pmrB gene encoding two-component system sensor histidine kinase PmrB, whose amino-acid sequence MTPVPEGQTASIRTRLILTLGSILLVCQVLSVVWLWHESEEHIQLLVEQTLTAKDLNHDIQFEINEAIASLTIPSLVMIIAALVMSTHAINRITQPLLTLQDELQQRSSENLEPLKQRSDVTEIAAVITSMNQLFVRFSESLRRDRQFASNVAHELRTPLAGVRLSLELHEQLHHIDCQPLIKRVDYLTKVIEQLLLLARVGNALAAGHYDNVSLVNDVITPKQEELLEMAALRHQQLDWQWDTAAGTVPGNTTLLQLLLRNLVENAYRYSPESSTIRVRIIHLDDDSCELRVEDEGPGIDEAQVGELTKAFVRMDTRYGGIGLGLSIVTRIVQLHHGEFFLENRKDCSGTCARVVLPTHL is encoded by the coding sequence ATGACCCCCGTCCCTGAAGGACAGACCGCCAGCATCCGCACCCGGTTGATTCTGACGCTGGGCAGTATCCTGCTGGTGTGTCAGGTATTAAGCGTGGTCTGGCTTTGGCATGAAAGTGAAGAGCATATTCAATTGCTGGTAGAACAAACGCTGACGGCAAAAGATCTCAACCATGACATTCAGTTTGAAATCAACGAAGCCATCGCCTCGTTAACCATCCCCAGCCTGGTGATGATTATCGCTGCGCTGGTGATGAGCACCCATGCCATCAACCGCATCACCCAGCCATTGCTGACGTTACAGGATGAGCTGCAACAACGTTCTTCAGAAAATCTGGAGCCGCTAAAACAGCGCAGCGATGTCACCGAAATTGCCGCGGTCATCACCAGCATGAACCAGCTTTTTGTCCGTTTCAGCGAATCCTTGCGCCGCGACCGACAATTCGCCTCGAACGTTGCGCACGAACTGCGCACCCCGCTGGCCGGCGTCCGGTTGAGCCTGGAACTGCACGAACAATTGCACCATATCGACTGCCAACCATTGATAAAGCGCGTCGACTACCTGACCAAAGTCATCGAACAGCTTCTGTTGCTGGCCAGAGTCGGAAACGCGCTTGCCGCCGGGCATTACGACAACGTATCGCTGGTCAACGATGTGATTACACCCAAACAGGAAGAACTGCTGGAAATGGCGGCGCTGCGGCATCAGCAGCTTGACTGGCAATGGGATACCGCGGCGGGAACGGTGCCGGGCAATACAACCCTGCTCCAACTGCTACTGCGAAATCTGGTGGAAAACGCTTATCGCTACAGCCCGGAAAGCAGCACCATCCGGGTACGGATCATTCATCTTGACGACGATAGCTGCGAATTGCGGGTAGAAGATGAGGGCCCCGGCATTGACGAAGCCCAGGTAGGCGAACTGACCAAAGCGTTTGTCCGCATGGACACGCGCTACGGTGGGATCGGGCTGGGCTTGAGCATCGTCACTCGTATCGTCCAACTGCACCACGGCGAATTCTTTCTTGAAAACCGGAAGGATTGCAGCGGCACCTGCGCCCGCGTGGTGCTGCCTACGCATCTCTGA